CGCATGCTCGCCATCATCCCGATCACCGAGAAGCTGGTACGCAAGTGAACGTCATCCTCCTCGAGCCCGTCGAGAAGCTGGGCGAGGCTGGTGACATCGTCCGCGTCAAGGACGGCTACGCTCGCAACTTCCTCGTCCCGCGGGGGCTGGCGCTGCCGGCCACCAGGTCGAACCAGGCCGAGCTGCAGGCGCGCCTCGCGCAGCGGGCGCGGCAGCTCGCCGAGCGGAAGTCCGACGCCGAGCGCCTCGCCGAGATGCTCGGTGACGCGCACATCGAGATCCGCGTGAAGGCCGGCGAGGGGCGCATCTACGGCTCGGTCGGCAACCGCGACATCGCCGACGCCCTCAAGGCCG
Above is a genomic segment from Trueperaceae bacterium containing:
- a CDS encoding 50S ribosomal protein L9, yielding MNVILLEPVEKLGEAGDIVRVKDGYARNFLVPRGLALPATRSNQAELQARLAQRARQLAERKSDAERLAEMLGDAHIEIRVKAGEGRIYGSVGNRDIADALKAAYDVEIDRRKVLLAEPIKVTGEYAVPYRPHPEVTIDLKVLVVSESEA